Proteins from a single region of Apium graveolens cultivar Ventura chromosome 7, ASM990537v1, whole genome shotgun sequence:
- the LOC141671853 gene encoding choline-phosphate cytidylyltransferase 1-like produces the protein MSNNGEEDGINNKGGYKMNPPPTDRPVRVYADGIYDLFHFGHARSLEQAKKSFPNTYLLVGCCNDEVTHKFKGKTVMTDTERYESLRHCKWVDEVIPDAPWVVTIEFLDKHRIDYVAHDSLPYADTSGAGKDVYEFVKSIGKFKETKRTEGISTSDIIMRIVKDYNEYVIRNLDRGYSRKELGVSYVKEKRLRVNMGLKKLREEVKKQQEKVEEKMQTVTKTRNMWVDNADRMVAGFLEMFEEGCHKMGTAIRDRIQEQLMVKDKEDYYDDDDDEDYYDASTDEEYDDSSIGVKE, from the exons ATGTCAAATAATGGTGAAGAAGATGGGATTAACAACAAGGGTGGTTACAAAATGAATCCACCACCAACAGATAGGCCAGTTCGTGTATATGCAGATGGTATCTATGATCTTTTTCACTTTGGTCATGCTCGCTCACTCGAACAAGCCAAAAAATC GTTTCCGAATACTTACCTGCTTGTTGGATGCTGCAACGATGAAGTTACCCACAAATTCAAGGGAAAAACTGTCATGACCGATACAGAGCGCTATGAATCTCTTCGTCACTGCAA GTGGGTAGATGAAGTAATTCCTGACGCCCCGTGGGTTGTTACAATAGAGTTCCTTGACAAACATCGGATTGATTATGTGGCACATGATTCTCTTCC GTATGCTGACACAAGTGGGGCTGGCAAGGATGTTTATGAATTT GTCAAGTCGATTGGAAAATTTAAGGAGACTAAACGGACTGAAGGGATCTCAACATCAGATATCATAATGAGGATTGTCAAAGATTACAATGAGTATGTAATACGGAACTTAGATCGGGGGTACTCTAGAAAAGAATTGGGTGTCAGCTATGTGAAG GAGAAGAGATTGAGAGTAAACATGGGATTAAAAAAGCTGCGAGAGGAAGTGAAAAAACAACAAGAGAAGGTGGAAGAGAAG ATGCAAACAGTCACCAAAACTCGTAACATGTGGGTGGATAATGCTGACCGTATGGTTGCTGGTTTTCTTGAGATGTTTGAAGAAGGGTGTCATAAAATG GGAACTGCCATCAGGGACCGAATTCAAGAACAATTGATGGTGAAGGATAAGGAAGATTATTATGATGATGATGACGATGAGGATTACTACGATGCCAGCACCGATGAAGAATATGACGACAGCAGCATTGGCGTTAAAGAATAA